TAGTTAAGGCTGGCACCGGAAACCAAAGCATACTTATAGTCCGCATCCAAGGCAATTACATTATATCCGGCATAGAAGGGCCCAAAAAATGAGACCTTCAGCATGGCAATATCATCGTTACCTACAAACTTCGCTTTTCCGATGGCTTTTTTCCAGACTCTCTTTATCGTATCATATCCTCTGTTCTCCACCCGAATCGTTCCGTCTGAATTTAGAGAATATTCGGCAGATGTATTATTCAAATTTCTTTCATATTTGAAATCAAACCGGGCAATCTCATACCATTTGCCAAGGTATTTCTCTTTATCAAAAGGGGTAACGGCTTGTACTCCTTTAGGAATGGTAGAACAAGAAAATAATCCTATCATAACGGCTATTATGTTGAGTATTATTATTGGTCTGTTTTTTTTCATGGGTTTGCAAATTTGTTTACGTCATTTTGCTTCTGCAAAGAGTCTGTTTGTCAGCGCAAAAATCTATCAAAGGGTGTATATCAAAAGGGAAATAGGTTATTTAAGAAGTTACAAATTGTCGGTCTGAATTGCCCCAAGCCCCTAAAGGGGATGTTCTGAAGTGCAAATTAGCTCGGAAATACCACTCTTCAAAGTCCCCTTTAGATAATGTCATATGACACAAATGTAGGGGATTTAGGAACGGTAAGAATGCATCAACTATCATTTTGTAAGTTCAGTTTTACTGGAATTGACTTTTGGGACACCCCCTTTCCGGTTGCCGATTTTTACATTGACAAAATGATATAACATTTCTAACAGTGATATTTCTTATCTCAACGGTTCAATTTATGTAAATGAATAGTAATGGTCTGGAGCCTATATATAAAAATAAAAGCTCTATAACGGTTTGTATGTGTAGTCAATTCGTGGCAGAAAGATTCTTAATCTTTCTGCCACGAATTGAAAATCAACGAAGTTAATCCACGAATAAGAAAGTATCTTTTCTTTTCCAATTCTGGAAAAGTATTTGTGTTGTTCGTTTTTATTTTCATTTGTAAATCAACACATTAGGTGCTTCTGACTTTTATTAGTGGATTCGTGGCTGTATTATTTGAAAAGAATTCTTACTACCAAAAAATTACACACGAAGCTTAGGGAAATATTCCCCTAAGTAGTGATATTACCCACACTATTCGTTATAAAGCCAAAACAAAAGCGCCAAAAGCAAAGGAACTATACTGGATAATTCCTTTGCGCTTTGGC
Above is a genomic segment from Parabacteroides sp. FAFU027 containing:
- a CDS encoding lipocalin family protein — translated: MKKNRPIIILNIIAVMIGLFSCSTIPKGVQAVTPFDKEKYLGKWYEIARFDFKYERNLNNTSAEYSLNSDGTIRVENRGYDTIKRVWKKAIGKAKFVGNDDIAMLKVSFFGPFYAGYNVIALDADYKYALVSGASLNYLWILSREKTIPDEIKKKYLKIAEGYGYPIAELSWIVHDQSN